A window from Branchiostoma lanceolatum isolate klBraLanc5 chromosome 9, klBraLanc5.hap2, whole genome shotgun sequence encodes these proteins:
- the LOC136442532 gene encoding tektin-like protein 1 codes for MAVTTRGVMPMATATIGPDSWRDATVRGIKVAQKVVDKSEKGAILGKQLDPLPTLRDNCAQQSNTTIHKYVREVRMVVVRLREYLLDTNEEIKSLIRGKEALEKALEHRRKDILLNQQSSAIRLTRPPREKVLDGADELLHAELKHLLKLKKTLEAQLRETQKHLQELDGVRKLLTAVIQERSHVMDLITHAVSSVTANGRLSSRREGRYSRQEEYRPESPSNPMLGEPDPMGPFTPDAAKAIEEAREANLRSAALRRAIKESIDKTTMLQQAAHRSVNDGLTQKLAETITMTQHLQVSSGENRAAMHRAQRWYDTTDKARTITMGPVSSSDLTTRERLERPLVRVYQRHPGNQLPEAHDIISGQVDLLKSLKATSRNLGLLHLARMRLRDDIRDKKVGADVDAHIVRLRRRRGNHRWVMEGAEAQIPGQLVATRPHVECP; via the exons ATGGCAGTGACAACCAGGGGTGTGATGCCCATGGCCACGGCCACGATCGGGCCGGACTCGTGGAGGGACGCGACGGTTCGCGGCATCAAGGTTGCACAGAAG GTAGTAGATAAGAGTGAAAAGGGCGCCATACTGGGTAAACAGCTGGACCCCCTGCCAACCCTGCGCGACAACTGTGCCCAGCAGAGTAACACCACCATCCACAAGTACGTGCGGGAGGTGCGCATGGTCGTGGTTCGGCTGAGGGAGTACCTCCTGGACACAAACGAGGAGATCAAGTCTCTGATCCGCGGGAAGGAAGCCCTGGAGAAGGCCCTGGAACACCGCAGGAAGGACATTCTTCTGAACCAGCAGAGCTCAGCAATCAGGCTGACTCGGCCGCCCAGGGAGAAG GTCCTTGATGGTGCGGATGAACTGCTTCACGCAGAGCTGAAACATCTGCTGAAGTTGAAGAAAACCCTGGAAGCACAGCTGAGGGAAACACAGAAGCACCTACAG GAGTTGGACGGTGTGCGTAAGCTGCTGACGGCGGTGATCCAGGAGAGATCCCACGTCATGGATCTCATCACCCACGCCGTCTCCTCTGTCACCGCTAACGGACGTCTTTCCTCCCGCCGCGAGGGGAGATACTCCCGCCAGGAGGAATATCGACCGGAGTCGCCAAGCAACCCCATGCTGG GTGAGCCGGACCCGATGGGACCTTTCACACCAGACGCTGCTAAAGCCATAGAAGAGGCCCGGGAAGCTAACCTGAGGTCCGCGGCGCTGAGGAGGGCCATCAAGGAGTCCATCGACAAGACCACCATGCTGCAGCAGGCTGCACACCGCTCCGTCAACGATGGTCTCACACAGAAGTTAGCAGAGACCATTACTATGACA CAACATTTACAAGTGAGCTCTGGGGAGAACCGGGCCGCCATGCACAGGGCACAACGTTGGTATGATACCACCGACAAAGCAAGAACTATAACCATG GGTCCAGTGTCCAGCAGTGATCTGACCACACGTGAGCGGCTGGAGCGGCCACTGGTCCGTGTGTACCAGCGTCACCCGGGAAACCAACTGCCAGAGGCACACGACATCATTTCG GGACAGGTAGACTTGTTGAAGTCCTTAAAAGCGACAAGCCGTAACCTTGGCCTGCTGCATCTGGCCAGAATGAGGCTCAGGGACGACATCCGCGACAAGAAGGTCGGCGCAGACGTGGACGCGCACATCGTCAGGCTACGACGTCGTCGGGGCAACCATCGCTGGGTGATGGAAGGTGCGGAGGCTCAGATCCCGGGACAGCTGGTAGCTACGCGCCCGCACGTGGAGTGTCCATAG